The following coding sequences lie in one Peribacillus frigoritolerans genomic window:
- the pheT gene encoding phenylalanine--tRNA ligase subunit beta: MFVSYKWLQDYVDLSGINATELADKITKSGIEVEGVEKKSEGLKGVVIGHVIEREQHPNADKLNKCQVDIGAENPVQIICGAPNVDKGQKVAVATVGAVLPGNFKIKKAKLRGEESHGMICSLQELGFESKLVSKDYATGIFVFPNDVEVGKDALEELGLSDEVLELGLTPNRSDALSMLGVAYEVGAILGREVKWPVVEKEEAAEKATDYISVKVEAKEDNPIYIAKIIKDVKIGPSPLWMQTRLMSAGIRPHNNVVDITNYILLEYGQPLHAFDYDRFGSKEIVIRRAKDAEKIVTLDEAERTLTPDHLVITNGSEPVAIAGVMGGADSEVKNDTTNIIIESAYFAGTVVRKASKDHGLRSEASARFEKGVDPARVREAGERAAQLIAQYAGGTVLQGAAEVDELTMEPAVINITLEKINTLLGTSMTVSVVESIFKRLQFGVELDNETFTITVPTRRGDITIEADLVEEAARLYGYDNIPATLPIGSATPGQLTDYQIKRRKARRTLEGAGLYQAVTYSLTSQEKASQFALEARESIRLAMPMSEERSQLRLSIVPQLLEVVKYNNARQIDSLALYEIGSVFFKRDEQELPEEKEHIAGAITGLWESHLWQGEKKPVDFFVAKGVIEALFDTLGLADQISYRQAEINDMHPGRTAEILLNGEVIGFIGQVHPTVQKDLDIKETYIFELSLKALAEAEVAPISYQTIPRYPSTTRDIALVVDQATKAGDIQDIIEEAGGKLLKEVSIFDLYEGERMEEGKKSIAYSLKYFDPERTLTDEDITKAHDKVLEAVKEKAGAELRG, from the coding sequence ATGTTTGTTTCATATAAATGGTTACAAGATTATGTTGACCTTTCAGGCATCAATGCGACGGAGCTAGCTGACAAAATCACGAAAAGCGGCATTGAAGTTGAAGGGGTGGAAAAGAAAAGTGAAGGGCTAAAAGGGGTCGTCATCGGGCATGTCATAGAACGTGAACAACATCCAAATGCGGATAAATTGAATAAATGCCAAGTTGATATCGGGGCCGAAAATCCCGTTCAGATCATTTGTGGAGCACCGAATGTAGATAAAGGCCAAAAAGTCGCAGTCGCTACTGTTGGCGCAGTCCTTCCAGGTAATTTCAAAATCAAGAAAGCGAAACTTCGCGGAGAGGAATCGCACGGGATGATTTGCTCGCTTCAAGAATTGGGCTTCGAATCCAAGCTTGTTTCCAAGGATTATGCGACAGGTATCTTCGTCTTCCCTAATGATGTGGAAGTAGGGAAAGATGCATTGGAGGAACTTGGTTTAAGTGATGAAGTGCTGGAACTTGGGCTGACTCCAAACCGCTCCGACGCATTGAGTATGCTTGGTGTTGCATACGAAGTGGGAGCCATTCTAGGCCGGGAAGTGAAATGGCCGGTAGTCGAGAAAGAAGAGGCTGCTGAAAAAGCAACTGATTATATCAGTGTCAAAGTGGAAGCGAAAGAAGATAACCCGATATACATTGCTAAAATCATCAAAGATGTTAAGATTGGACCCTCACCGCTTTGGATGCAAACTAGGTTGATGTCTGCAGGTATCCGACCTCATAATAATGTGGTGGATATCACGAACTACATTTTACTTGAATACGGCCAACCTCTCCATGCCTTTGATTATGACCGCTTTGGTTCAAAGGAAATCGTCATCCGCAGAGCGAAGGATGCTGAAAAAATCGTAACATTGGATGAAGCGGAACGCACTTTGACACCTGACCATTTAGTGATCACAAATGGCAGCGAGCCTGTTGCGATTGCTGGTGTGATGGGCGGAGCGGATTCCGAAGTGAAAAATGATACGACGAACATCATTATTGAAAGTGCATATTTTGCAGGTACAGTAGTTCGCAAAGCTTCAAAGGACCATGGATTACGTAGTGAAGCCAGTGCCCGCTTTGAAAAAGGCGTCGACCCGGCCCGTGTTCGTGAAGCTGGAGAACGTGCAGCACAATTGATTGCACAATATGCAGGCGGAACAGTCTTACAAGGAGCAGCAGAAGTTGACGAATTGACAATGGAACCTGCGGTCATTAACATCACTCTTGAAAAAATCAACACCCTTCTTGGCACAAGCATGACCGTATCAGTTGTGGAGTCAATCTTCAAACGTCTGCAATTCGGAGTGGAACTTGACAATGAAACATTCACGATCACAGTGCCGACGCGCCGTGGCGATATTACGATTGAAGCTGATTTAGTCGAAGAGGCTGCACGTTTATATGGATATGATAACATTCCCGCTACACTGCCAATCGGTTCTGCTACCCCAGGCCAATTGACTGACTATCAAATTAAACGGCGGAAGGCACGCCGTACACTTGAAGGCGCAGGCCTTTATCAAGCGGTGACCTATTCACTGACAAGCCAGGAAAAAGCGTCACAATTCGCATTGGAAGCAAGAGAATCCATACGATTAGCAATGCCAATGAGTGAAGAACGGAGCCAGCTGCGTTTAAGCATCGTGCCTCAATTGCTGGAAGTCGTGAAATATAACAATGCTCGCCAAATTGATTCACTGGCACTGTATGAAATCGGTTCGGTATTCTTTAAGCGTGACGAACAAGAACTGCCTGAAGAAAAAGAACATATTGCTGGAGCAATCACAGGCCTATGGGAGTCACATTTATGGCAAGGTGAAAAGAAACCAGTGGATTTCTTTGTAGCCAAAGGCGTGATCGAAGCATTATTCGACACACTTGGATTAGCTGATCAAATCAGTTATCGCCAAGCGGAAATCAACGACATGCATCCAGGACGGACAGCGGAAATACTATTGAATGGTGAAGTGATTGGCTTTATCGGCCAAGTGCACCCAACTGTCCAAAAAGACTTGGATATTAAAGAAACATACATTTTCGAACTTTCCTTAAAAGCATTGGCAGAAGCCGAAGTCGCGCCGATTTCGTACCAAACCATTCCGCGCTATCCATCAACCACACGCGATATAGCGCTTGTTGTGGATCAAGCTACGAAAGCCGGGGACATTCAAGATATTATTGAAGAAGCTGGTGGCAAGCTGCTGAAAGAAGTAAGCATCTTTGACTTATACGAAGGTGAAAGAATGGAGGAAGGCAAGAAATCCATTGCCTACTCACTGAAATACTTCGACCCGGAACGTACACTGACGGACGAGGACATTACAAAAGCACATGATAAAGTGCTTGAAGCCGTTAAAGAAAAAGCCGGCGCAGAGCTAAGAGGATAA